Proteins found in one Acanthopagrus latus isolate v.2019 chromosome 3, fAcaLat1.1, whole genome shotgun sequence genomic segment:
- the LOC119016852 gene encoding gap junction beta-4 protein-like has product MNWAFLEGLLSGVNKYSTAFGRIWLAIVFIFRLLVFLVACEKVWGDEQKDFDCNTKQPGCHNVCYDHFFPISYTRLWALQLIFVTCPSLLVTLHVSYREERERKHRLKHGENCAPLYDNTGKKRGGLWWTYFLSLLFKMAVDGVFVFLLFYIYEATFFPPLVKCNEEPCPNVVDCYIARPTEKKIFTIFMVVTSFVCIFLTFCEVFYLCGKRFLECCKSGPSSVRGNSFKMVRTPLTRKENAAYNEPVLDKAKMADKGNGDTSAPAYSIAVS; this is encoded by the exons ATGAACTGGGCCTTCCTTGAGGGCCTCCTCAGTGGGGTGAACAAGTACTCCACGGCGTTCGGTCGCATCTGGCTCGCCATCGTTTTCATCTTCAGGCTCTTGGTCTTCCTGGTGGCCTGTGAGAAGGTCTGGGGTGACGAGCAAAAGGACTTTGATTGCAATACCAAACAACCCGGTTGTCACAATGTCTGCTACGACCATTTCTTCCCCATCTCCTACACCCGACTCTGGGCTCTCCAGCTGATCTTTGTCACCTGCCCGTCCCTTCTCGTGACGCTCCATGTGTCCTACAGGGAAGAACGCGAGCGCAAACATCGGCTGAAGCACGGAGAGAACTGTGCCCCTCTGTACGATAACACAGGCAAGAAGCGAGGAGGACTTTGGTGGACCTACTTCTTGAGCCTGCTGTTTAAGATGGCGGtggatggtgtgtttgttttcctccttttctacATCTACGAGGCCACATTCTTCCCACCATTGGTGAAATGCAACGAGGAGCCATGTCCCAATGTGGTGGACTGCTACATTGCAAG GCCCACGGAGAAGAAAATATTCACCATCTTCATGGTGGTGACCAGCTTTGTATGCATATTCCTCACTTTTTGTGAGGTCTTCTATCTGTGTGGGAAGAGATTCTTGGAGTGCTGCAAAAGTGGACCGAGCTCAGTGAGAGGAAACTCCTTCAAGATGGTCAGAACTCCTCTGACTAGGAAGGAGAACGCGGCGTACAATGAGCCCGTCTTGGATAAGGCCAAGATGGCCGACAAAGGCAATGGAGACACTTCAGCCCCAGCGTACAGCATAGCAGTCTCCTGA
- the LOC119016853 gene encoding gap junction beta-3 protein-like, with translation MDWKFLQDLLSGVNKYSTAFGRIWLSVVFVFRVLVFVVAAERVWSDDQAHFECNTLQPGCKNICYDYYFPVSHIRLWALQLIFVTCPSFMVVLHVAYREDRERKYRAKHGEDTRLYDNPGQKHGGLWWTYLMSLFIKTSFEITFLYLLHYIYDSFKLPRKVQCDVSPCPNLVDCYISRPTEKTIFTYFMVGASVMCVVLNICEIFYLIASRLVTLKVQGTLRTKSSRVRPDMDFDGCKSSLKS, from the coding sequence ATGGATTGGAAGTTTCTCCAGGATCTTCTCAGCGGAGTCAACAAGTACTCCACTGCCTTTGGACGTATCTGGCTATCAGTGGTCTTCGTCTTCCGGGTGCTGGTCTTTGTTGTGGCTGCAGAGCGCGTCTGGAGCGATGACCAGGCACACTTTGAGTGCAACACCCTCCAGCCAGGTTGCAAGAACATCTGCTATGATTACTACTTTCCCGTCTCCCACATCCGCCTCTGGGCTCTCCAGCTTATCTTCGTCACCTGCCCTTCCTTCATGGTCGTGCTGCACGTGGCCTACAGGGAAGACCGTGAACGCAAGTACCGAGCCAAGCACGGCGAGGACACGCGGCTGTACGACAACCCAGGCCAAAAGCATGGCGGCCTATGGTGGACTTACCTCATGAGCCTCTTCATTAAGACCAGCTTTGAGATCACTTTTCTTTACTTGCTACACTACATCTACGACAGCTTCAAGCTGCCCAGGAAGGTCCAATGTGATGTCAGCCCCTGTCCTAATTTGGTGGACTGCTACATATCTCGTCCCACTGAGAAGACCATCTTCACATACTTCATGGTGGGGGCGTCCGTCATGTGTGTAGTGCTCAACATCTGTGAGATTTTCTATCTGATTGCTTCCCGGTTGGTAACTCTCAAAGTTCAAGGCACCTTGCGCACCAAGTCTAGCAGGGTCCGCCCTGACATGGACTTTGATGGCTGCAAGTCATCTCTTAAATCATAG
- the zgc:91944 gene encoding homeobox-containing protein 1 isoform X2: MRQWCVPAATPRTEPLPGRLSVSPPPPDARMECCEVEPRYTIEQIDLLQRLRLSGMTKPQIIHALESLERLDPDHRPQHCDSQPAPSNNAPTAAAPAPSSSSSSSASSLSLASATTQTSGLDGAALSPSNSYEASPPPLYPPSVAVQRSFSYDMMGEEEWDLEEKVDEYMRRDSNLVKEEIKTFLNNRRISQAIVGQVTGISQSYISQWLLQQGLEMSDSKRRAFYRWYLLERNNPGLRWSESQHSVSPMPRARGGDRDGTVSGASGSLPNPNTNLNPNPVWSRQRELLMHLLPWYTAAAAAAQAQPGATLSMRSLVKEEPDWRTGIMTGDRTGLVGGPLRLRRGSRFTWRKECQSIMESFFMENQYPDEAKREEIANACNSVIQKPGCKLSEFERVTALKVYNWFANRRKEMKRRANIAAILESHGIEVPSPSCHSNGEEGEMQEFADQVNHRFSEQEETSSLRIVEQQDPSSLATTEVAALPSPTPQVLDQKEEDSKRETVDEE, translated from the exons ATGCGACAGTGGTGTGTCCCCGCTGCGACCCCTCGCACTGAACCACTCCCGGGGCGCCTGTCTGTGTCACCCCCTCCGCCAG ATGCCAGGATGGAGTGCTGTGAGGTGGAGCCACGCTACACCATCGAACAGATCGACCTCCTGCAGCGCCTGCGCCTCTCCGGCATGACCAAACCTCAGATCATCCACGCTCTGGAGTCCCTGGAGAGGCTCGACCCAGACCACCGCCCGCAGCACTGTGACTCTCAACCCGCCCCATCCAACAACGCCCCCACCGCGGCCGCTCCAGCGCCgtcctcgtcttcatcctcctccgcctcctcgcTCTCCCTAGCCTCTGCCACCACGCAGACCTCCGGCCTGGACGGCGCCGCTCTATCCCCCAGCAACAGCTACGAGGCCTCGCCCCCACCCCTCTACCCTCCCAGCGTGGCGGTTCAGCGGTCATTCAGCTACGACAtgatgggagaggaggagtgggacctggaggagaaggtggatGAGTACATGAG GAGAGACAGCAACCTGGTGAAAGAGGAAATCAAAACCTTCCTCAACAATCGCAGGATCTCTCAGGCAATCGTAGGCCAAGTTACAG GCATCAGCCAGAGCTACATCTCCcagtggctgctgcagcagggcCTTGAGATGAGCGACTCCAAACGCAGAGCTTTCTACCGCTGGTACCTGCTGGAGAGGAACAACCCAG GGCTGAGGTGGAGTGAAAGCCAGCACAGCGTGAGTCCCATGCCCAGGGCCAGGGGAGGGGACAGAGACGGGACGGTATCAGGGGCAAGTGGCAGCCTCCCCAACCCCAACACCAACCTCAACCCCAACCCAGTGTggagcaggcagagagagctgctgaTGCACTTGCTGCCGTGgtacactgctgctgctgcagccgccCAGGCCCAGCCAG GGGCCACCTTATCCATGCGCTCTCTGGTGAAGGAGGAACCCGATTGGAGGACAGGGATCATGACTGGCGACAGAACTGGGCTGGTGGGCGGGCCTCTGAGGCTGCGTAGGGGAAGCAGGTTCACCTGGAGGAAGGAGTGCCAATCAATCATGGAGAG CTTCTTCATGGAGAACCAGTACCCAGACGAAGCGAAGAGAGAGGAGATCGCCAACGCCTGCAACTCTGTCATCCAGAAACCAG GCTGTAAACTGTCTGAGTTTGAGCGTGTGACGGCTTTGAAGGTGTACAACTGGTTTGCCAACCGTcggaaggagatgaagagaagagCAAACATTG CTGCCATTTTGGAAAGCCATGGAATTGAGGTGCCAAGTCCCAGCTGCCACTCTAacggtgaggagggagagatgcaaGAGTTTGCTGATCAGGTGAATCATCGCTTCTCAGAGCAA GAAGAGACATCTTCCCTCAGGATTGTTGAACAACAAGACCCCTCCTCATTGGCTACTACAGAGGTGGCAGCCCTGCCGAGCCCCACCCCTCAGGTCCTGGATCAGAAAGAGGAGGATTCAAAAAGGGAGACTGTGGATGAAGAGTGA
- the zgc:91944 gene encoding homeobox-containing protein 1 isoform X1 — MRQWCVPAATPRTEPLPGRLSVSPPPPDARMECCEVEPRYTIEQIDLLQRLRLSGMTKPQIIHALESLERLDPDHRPQHCDSQPAPSNNAPTAAAPAPSSSSSSSASSLSLASATTQTSGLDGAALSPSNSYEASPPPLYPPSVAVQRSFSYDMMGEEEWDLEEKVDEYMRRDSNLVKEEIKTFLNNRRISQAIVGQVTGISQSYISQWLLQQGLEMSDSKRRAFYRWYLLERNNPGLRWSESQHSVSPMPRARGGDRDGTVSGASGSLPNPNTNLNPNPVWSRQRELLMHLLPWYTAAAAAAQAQPGATLSMRSLVKEEPDWRTGIMTGDRTGLVGGPLRLRRGSRFTWRKECQSIMESFFMENQYPDEAKREEIANACNSVIQKPGCKLSEFERVTALKVYNWFANRRKEMKRRANIEAAILESHGIEVPSPSCHSNGEEGEMQEFADQVNHRFSEQEETSSLRIVEQQDPSSLATTEVAALPSPTPQVLDQKEEDSKRETVDEE, encoded by the exons ATGCGACAGTGGTGTGTCCCCGCTGCGACCCCTCGCACTGAACCACTCCCGGGGCGCCTGTCTGTGTCACCCCCTCCGCCAG ATGCCAGGATGGAGTGCTGTGAGGTGGAGCCACGCTACACCATCGAACAGATCGACCTCCTGCAGCGCCTGCGCCTCTCCGGCATGACCAAACCTCAGATCATCCACGCTCTGGAGTCCCTGGAGAGGCTCGACCCAGACCACCGCCCGCAGCACTGTGACTCTCAACCCGCCCCATCCAACAACGCCCCCACCGCGGCCGCTCCAGCGCCgtcctcgtcttcatcctcctccgcctcctcgcTCTCCCTAGCCTCTGCCACCACGCAGACCTCCGGCCTGGACGGCGCCGCTCTATCCCCCAGCAACAGCTACGAGGCCTCGCCCCCACCCCTCTACCCTCCCAGCGTGGCGGTTCAGCGGTCATTCAGCTACGACAtgatgggagaggaggagtgggacctggaggagaaggtggatGAGTACATGAG GAGAGACAGCAACCTGGTGAAAGAGGAAATCAAAACCTTCCTCAACAATCGCAGGATCTCTCAGGCAATCGTAGGCCAAGTTACAG GCATCAGCCAGAGCTACATCTCCcagtggctgctgcagcagggcCTTGAGATGAGCGACTCCAAACGCAGAGCTTTCTACCGCTGGTACCTGCTGGAGAGGAACAACCCAG GGCTGAGGTGGAGTGAAAGCCAGCACAGCGTGAGTCCCATGCCCAGGGCCAGGGGAGGGGACAGAGACGGGACGGTATCAGGGGCAAGTGGCAGCCTCCCCAACCCCAACACCAACCTCAACCCCAACCCAGTGTggagcaggcagagagagctgctgaTGCACTTGCTGCCGTGgtacactgctgctgctgcagccgccCAGGCCCAGCCAG GGGCCACCTTATCCATGCGCTCTCTGGTGAAGGAGGAACCCGATTGGAGGACAGGGATCATGACTGGCGACAGAACTGGGCTGGTGGGCGGGCCTCTGAGGCTGCGTAGGGGAAGCAGGTTCACCTGGAGGAAGGAGTGCCAATCAATCATGGAGAG CTTCTTCATGGAGAACCAGTACCCAGACGAAGCGAAGAGAGAGGAGATCGCCAACGCCTGCAACTCTGTCATCCAGAAACCAG GCTGTAAACTGTCTGAGTTTGAGCGTGTGACGGCTTTGAAGGTGTACAACTGGTTTGCCAACCGTcggaaggagatgaagagaagagCAAACATTG AAGCTGCCATTTTGGAAAGCCATGGAATTGAGGTGCCAAGTCCCAGCTGCCACTCTAacggtgaggagggagagatgcaaGAGTTTGCTGATCAGGTGAATCATCGCTTCTCAGAGCAA GAAGAGACATCTTCCCTCAGGATTGTTGAACAACAAGACCCCTCCTCATTGGCTACTACAGAGGTGGCAGCCCTGCCGAGCCCCACCCCTCAGGTCCTGGATCAGAAAGAGGAGGATTCAAAAAGGGAGACTGTGGATGAAGAGTGA
- the zgc:91944 gene encoding homeobox-containing protein 1 isoform X4, which translates to MRQWCVPAATPRTEPLPGRLSVSPPPPDARMECCEVEPRYTIEQIDLLQRLRLSGMTKPQIIHALESLERLDPDHRPQHCDSQPAPSNNAPTAAAPAPSSSSSSSASSLSLASATTQTSGLDGAALSPSNSYEASPPPLYPPSVAVQRSFSYDMMGEEEWDLEEKVDEYMRRDSNLVKEEIKTFLNNRRISQAIVGQVTGISQSYISQWLLQQGLEMSDSKRRAFYRWYLLERNNPGATLSMRSLVKEEPDWRTGIMTGDRTGLVGGPLRLRRGSRFTWRKECQSIMESFFMENQYPDEAKREEIANACNSVIQKPGCKLSEFERVTALKVYNWFANRRKEMKRRANIAAILESHGIEVPSPSCHSNGEEGEMQEFADQVNHRFSEQEETSSLRIVEQQDPSSLATTEVAALPSPTPQVLDQKEEDSKRETVDEE; encoded by the exons ATGCGACAGTGGTGTGTCCCCGCTGCGACCCCTCGCACTGAACCACTCCCGGGGCGCCTGTCTGTGTCACCCCCTCCGCCAG ATGCCAGGATGGAGTGCTGTGAGGTGGAGCCACGCTACACCATCGAACAGATCGACCTCCTGCAGCGCCTGCGCCTCTCCGGCATGACCAAACCTCAGATCATCCACGCTCTGGAGTCCCTGGAGAGGCTCGACCCAGACCACCGCCCGCAGCACTGTGACTCTCAACCCGCCCCATCCAACAACGCCCCCACCGCGGCCGCTCCAGCGCCgtcctcgtcttcatcctcctccgcctcctcgcTCTCCCTAGCCTCTGCCACCACGCAGACCTCCGGCCTGGACGGCGCCGCTCTATCCCCCAGCAACAGCTACGAGGCCTCGCCCCCACCCCTCTACCCTCCCAGCGTGGCGGTTCAGCGGTCATTCAGCTACGACAtgatgggagaggaggagtgggacctggaggagaaggtggatGAGTACATGAG GAGAGACAGCAACCTGGTGAAAGAGGAAATCAAAACCTTCCTCAACAATCGCAGGATCTCTCAGGCAATCGTAGGCCAAGTTACAG GCATCAGCCAGAGCTACATCTCCcagtggctgctgcagcagggcCTTGAGATGAGCGACTCCAAACGCAGAGCTTTCTACCGCTGGTACCTGCTGGAGAGGAACAACCCAG GGGCCACCTTATCCATGCGCTCTCTGGTGAAGGAGGAACCCGATTGGAGGACAGGGATCATGACTGGCGACAGAACTGGGCTGGTGGGCGGGCCTCTGAGGCTGCGTAGGGGAAGCAGGTTCACCTGGAGGAAGGAGTGCCAATCAATCATGGAGAG CTTCTTCATGGAGAACCAGTACCCAGACGAAGCGAAGAGAGAGGAGATCGCCAACGCCTGCAACTCTGTCATCCAGAAACCAG GCTGTAAACTGTCTGAGTTTGAGCGTGTGACGGCTTTGAAGGTGTACAACTGGTTTGCCAACCGTcggaaggagatgaagagaagagCAAACATTG CTGCCATTTTGGAAAGCCATGGAATTGAGGTGCCAAGTCCCAGCTGCCACTCTAacggtgaggagggagagatgcaaGAGTTTGCTGATCAGGTGAATCATCGCTTCTCAGAGCAA GAAGAGACATCTTCCCTCAGGATTGTTGAACAACAAGACCCCTCCTCATTGGCTACTACAGAGGTGGCAGCCCTGCCGAGCCCCACCCCTCAGGTCCTGGATCAGAAAGAGGAGGATTCAAAAAGGGAGACTGTGGATGAAGAGTGA
- the zgc:91944 gene encoding homeobox-containing protein 1 isoform X3, translated as MRQWCVPAATPRTEPLPGRLSVSPPPPDARMECCEVEPRYTIEQIDLLQRLRLSGMTKPQIIHALESLERLDPDHRPQHCDSQPAPSNNAPTAAAPAPSSSSSSSASSLSLASATTQTSGLDGAALSPSNSYEASPPPLYPPSVAVQRSFSYDMMGEEEWDLEEKVDEYMRRDSNLVKEEIKTFLNNRRISQAIVGQVTGISQSYISQWLLQQGLEMSDSKRRAFYRWYLLERNNPGATLSMRSLVKEEPDWRTGIMTGDRTGLVGGPLRLRRGSRFTWRKECQSIMESFFMENQYPDEAKREEIANACNSVIQKPGCKLSEFERVTALKVYNWFANRRKEMKRRANIEAAILESHGIEVPSPSCHSNGEEGEMQEFADQVNHRFSEQEETSSLRIVEQQDPSSLATTEVAALPSPTPQVLDQKEEDSKRETVDEE; from the exons ATGCGACAGTGGTGTGTCCCCGCTGCGACCCCTCGCACTGAACCACTCCCGGGGCGCCTGTCTGTGTCACCCCCTCCGCCAG ATGCCAGGATGGAGTGCTGTGAGGTGGAGCCACGCTACACCATCGAACAGATCGACCTCCTGCAGCGCCTGCGCCTCTCCGGCATGACCAAACCTCAGATCATCCACGCTCTGGAGTCCCTGGAGAGGCTCGACCCAGACCACCGCCCGCAGCACTGTGACTCTCAACCCGCCCCATCCAACAACGCCCCCACCGCGGCCGCTCCAGCGCCgtcctcgtcttcatcctcctccgcctcctcgcTCTCCCTAGCCTCTGCCACCACGCAGACCTCCGGCCTGGACGGCGCCGCTCTATCCCCCAGCAACAGCTACGAGGCCTCGCCCCCACCCCTCTACCCTCCCAGCGTGGCGGTTCAGCGGTCATTCAGCTACGACAtgatgggagaggaggagtgggacctggaggagaaggtggatGAGTACATGAG GAGAGACAGCAACCTGGTGAAAGAGGAAATCAAAACCTTCCTCAACAATCGCAGGATCTCTCAGGCAATCGTAGGCCAAGTTACAG GCATCAGCCAGAGCTACATCTCCcagtggctgctgcagcagggcCTTGAGATGAGCGACTCCAAACGCAGAGCTTTCTACCGCTGGTACCTGCTGGAGAGGAACAACCCAG GGGCCACCTTATCCATGCGCTCTCTGGTGAAGGAGGAACCCGATTGGAGGACAGGGATCATGACTGGCGACAGAACTGGGCTGGTGGGCGGGCCTCTGAGGCTGCGTAGGGGAAGCAGGTTCACCTGGAGGAAGGAGTGCCAATCAATCATGGAGAG CTTCTTCATGGAGAACCAGTACCCAGACGAAGCGAAGAGAGAGGAGATCGCCAACGCCTGCAACTCTGTCATCCAGAAACCAG GCTGTAAACTGTCTGAGTTTGAGCGTGTGACGGCTTTGAAGGTGTACAACTGGTTTGCCAACCGTcggaaggagatgaagagaagagCAAACATTG AAGCTGCCATTTTGGAAAGCCATGGAATTGAGGTGCCAAGTCCCAGCTGCCACTCTAacggtgaggagggagagatgcaaGAGTTTGCTGATCAGGTGAATCATCGCTTCTCAGAGCAA GAAGAGACATCTTCCCTCAGGATTGTTGAACAACAAGACCCCTCCTCATTGGCTACTACAGAGGTGGCAGCCCTGCCGAGCCCCACCCCTCAGGTCCTGGATCAGAAAGAGGAGGATTCAAAAAGGGAGACTGTGGATGAAGAGTGA